The region CCGTCGCTGCCGTGGGTCCCGTGGAGAACCTGCCTGACTACAACAGAATCCGCTCCTCCATGTACTGGCTGAGGGTCTAAGAGGTTCCACCCGCTCTTGTTGGACATTGTAGTttaattcaaaagaaaatTTCGCCCGCAGAGGATCAGTAAACCGATAATACTAAAAGTTATAGAAATAGTGCTGGCCCTTTATTGATGTGTGTAGTTAATGGGAATGCCGCTGAGTCCCTGCTGTAGCTGAGCGGGCTCCGTCTGGCCCAGCGCGGGGTCCAATCCCTGCCAGGTGCGGTCCTCGAAGGAGAGCCCCGTGTTCGTGGTCATCAAGGCCATTTTAGCTTGTGTGGCCAGCGCCAGGGAGGCGTGATCCCCCGCCGCTTCCAGGGATTCGTTGACCGCTCCCCTTAGTCTTCCACTGACCAGGCTGACATCGTGCTCTGGTATGTCTGTCGCATCAAAGGGCAGGAAGCTGCGTCCCTCCGGCAGAAGTTGCTTGAAGTCCGTGACATAGGCTTCGGGATATCTCATGTGCCAAGCGGGATTCAGGGCCATCTCGGCCTCGAAGACAGATACAATGGGCTTGTAGTACTCCTTGGAGTCGTACATGTTGTTGAAGGGGCAGCCGATCAGGACAAAGCAATCGATCTCCAGGAAGTTGGCCAATTTGGCCGGATTTATCCTGCCCACGGATATGAGCTGCGTCTTAATGCCTCTGCCCTTGGCCATTGCTTGCAGTCGCGCCACCACATCCAGGTAGCCCTCGGCCGAGAGAGTGGCCACAATCAGGCCCAGAGTCTGTGCATCCTTGCACTTTTCTATGTGGAAATAGCGACGCCGGATGAACTGAGCCGTGAGCGGATTCTTGGAACTGAGAGTGCCACTGGCGCCATCGTAGATGTGCCACTGGACGGCCGCTGGAGCGGTCAGGGAGAGATTGGCGAATCGCTGGTTGTCGGCGCCAATGAAAATGCAAATCCTCTCGAGGTCCGAGGGCTCCTTGGAGGCCTTTGAATCCGCTTCAACGGGGGGAAATAGCTCTAGGAGAAGATCCTTGGGCTCCAAGGCCTCTGTCAGCTGTTTCTTTAGCTGGTCGTCGTGGATAAGCTGATAGCCAATATCAAGGTAAACGCACACCTGCCGCTCCTTGCTCTCCGCACGCAGACTTTGTAGCTTTTCCAGGAGGAGATCCACGTCCAGGGGCAGCTCTGGATAGAGGTAAAGCACCGGCAAGCGGGATGCCCTGCTGCGGCA is a window of Drosophila biarmipes strain raj3 chromosome 3R, RU_DBia_V1.1, whole genome shotgun sequence DNA encoding:
- the LOC108031684 gene encoding 2-(3-amino-3-carboxypropyl)histidine synthase subunit 2; translated protein: MSSSETSASAFSSSDTAALERQTETEQPVTFEQIWNERHQRKSVDWIRQNGYKRVCLQFPDDYLPHSNAISVALTELLSPEEVKVFILADTTYGSCCVDEIAAAHVDADSVIHFGNACRSRASRLPVLYLYPELPLDVDLLLEKLQSLRAESKERQVCVYLDIGYQLIHDDQLKKQLTEALEPKDLLLELFPPVEADSKASKEPSDLERICIFIGADNQRFANLSLTAPAAVQWHIYDGASGTLSSKNPLTAQFIRRRYFHIEKCKDAQTLGLIVATLSAEGYLDVVARLQAMAKGRGIKTQLISVGRINPAKLANFLEIDCFVLIGCPFNNMYDSKEYYKPIVSVFEAEMALNPAWHMRYPEAYVTDFKQLLPEGRSFLPFDATDIPEHDVSLVSGRLRGAVNESLEAAGDHASLALATQAKMALMTTNTGLSFEDRTWQGLDPALGQTEPAQLQQGLSGIPINYTHQ